The Bos javanicus breed banteng chromosome 18, ARS-OSU_banteng_1.0, whole genome shotgun sequence genome has a segment encoding these proteins:
- the LOC133229702 gene encoding actin-related protein 2-like, whose product MDSQGRKVVVCDNGTRFVKCGYVGSNFPEHIFPALVGRPIIRSTTKVGNIEIKDLMLDDEASELRSMLEVNYPMENGIVRNWDDMKHLWDYIFGPEKLNIDTRNCKILLTESPMNPAKNREKIVEVMFETYQFSGVYVAIQAVLTLCAQGLLTGVVVDSGDGVTHICPVYEGFSLPHLTRRLDIAGRDITRYLIKLLLLREYAFNHFADFETVRMIKEKLCYVGYNIEQEQKLALETTVLVESYTLPDGRIIKVGGERFEAPEALFQPHLINVEGVGVAELLFNTIQVADIDTRSEFYKHIVLSGGSTVYPGLPSWLERELKQLYLERVLKGDVGKLSKFKIRIEDPPRRKHMFFRGGAVLADIMKDKDNFWMTRQEYQEKGVRVLEKLGMTVQ is encoded by the coding sequence ATGGACAGCCAGGGCAGGAAGGTGGTGGTGTGCGACAACGGCACCAGGTTTGTGAAGTGTGGATATGTAGGCTCTAACTTTCCAGAACATATCTTCCCAGCTTTGGTTGGAAGACCTATTATCAGATCGACCACTAAAGTGGGAAACATTGAAATCAAGGATCTTATGCTTGATGATGAGGCAAGTGAATTACGCTCGATGTTAGAAGTTAATTACCCTATGGAAAATGGCATAGTACGAAATTGGGATGACATGAAACACCTATGGGACTACATATTTGGACCAGAGAAACTTAACATAGATACCAGGAATTGTAAAATTCTACTCACAGAATCTCCTATGAACCCAGCCAAAAACAGAGAGAAGATTGTAGAGGTAATGTTTGAAACTTACCAGTTTTCTGGTGTATATGTAGCCATCCAGGCAGTCCTGACTTTGTGTGCTCAAGGTTTATTAACTGGAGTTGTGGTGGACTCTGGAGATGGTGTGACTCACATTTGCCCAGTGTATGAAGGCTTTTCTCTCCCTCACCTTACCAGGAGACTGGATATTGCTGGGAGGGATATTACCAGATATCTTATCAAGTTGCTTCTGTTGCGGGAATATGCCTTCAACCATTTTGCTGATTTTGAAACAGTTCGCatgattaaagaaaaattgtGTTATGTGGGATATAATATTGAACAAGAGCAGAAACTGGCCTTAGAAACCACAGTATTGGTTGAATCTTACACACTCCCAGATGGCCGCATTATCAAAGTCGGGGGAGAGAGGTTTGAAGCACCGGAAGCTCTGTTTCAGCCTCACTTGATCAATGTCGAGGGAGTAGGTGTTGCTGAATTGCTTTTTAACACAATCCAGGTGGCTGACATTGATACCAGATCTGAGTTCTATAAGCACATTGTGCTTTCTGGAGGGTCTACTGTGTACCCTGGTCTGCCATCCTGGTTGGAACGAGAGCTTAAACAGCTTTACTTAGAACGAGTATTGAAGGGTGATGTGGGAAAACTTTCTAAATTCAAGATCCGCATTGAAGACCCGCCCCGCAGGAAGCACATGTTTTTCCGGGGAGGTGCAGTTCTAGCGGACATCATGAAGGACAAAGACAACTTCTGGATGACCCGACAGGAATACCAAGAAAAGGGTGTTCGTGTGCTGGAGAAACTCGGGATGACGGTTCAATAA